Proteins from a genomic interval of Polaribacter sejongensis:
- a CDS encoding SusC/RagA family TonB-linked outer membrane protein, with translation MKLYSILSKSNYLLLFLFYSLVCSSQNPTVSGVIKARSGEPLPGVSVVVKGTTVGVASDFDGNYSISVPEVSTLVFRFIGYKTLEVDVSLKKSINVIMEEDINSLDEIVIVGYGTQKKSDITGTVASLDQERLESVPNVDISQAIQGAIPGISITTLSSGAAPSNDDTSIVIRGKNSILASNGPLVVVDGVPYQGQLRDINPNDVKSLEILKDASSAAIYGSRGANGVILITTKGGVEGKTVIKYDGYSSIQQLSNLPNLMDGEEFYNFKKDRDPDAITVSEQEIYDNKSWVSWPDIALRTGFSQNHNLSVSGGSKNTKFYTAFNLLDVKGIAKNDNYQRISTRVNLDTKINSWLTLGTRSTLTFGDQSGNSANFSDVFWMNPLTKPYNDDGSLNIYPWEEDTFWSNPLEGVYMENTNTSTQIVTNNFLNIEIPSIEGLQFRLNTGYRYRTTDSGTYRGRNTTEGFEKQGSSDVSRQYIKSSTIENILSYNKDLGKHRIGLTAVYSTEENERSTNSLSAEGYPNDILGWYGSSQASLIEPSYEYRKTNLISQMFRANYAFNDKYLFTFTVRRDGFSGFGEGKKWGTFPSVALGWNITNEDFFKSDIINNLKLRGSWGRNGNQAVGAYQSIAKFRVFDNVVGNTTAPGYIPSTLGNPNLSWETSESFNIGLDFGLLKNGITGDINYYNTNTSDLLLNRSISPVHGLFEITQNIGETNNSGIEVSVSSTNIRTDNFTWSTRGNIAFVKNKIVSLYGNLDENGNEIDDLDNNWFIGKPISTNYGFQYDGVWQTDEADLAAVYGTQPGYVKIKDVNGDFVINGDDRVVQGQRDPKVVWGLTNTLNYKNIGLNFFITGVSGNTKSNDLWNTDVYQGVRRNTVNRDWWTPTNPTNTIFANDELASSQGGFQATRYEDASFVRLRDITLSYDLSDEILKKLKLSKLKLYVTGRNLVTITDWTGTDPELGSQRSTPQVKEYVLGLNIGL, from the coding sequence ATGAAGCTCTATTCAATTTTATCAAAATCAAATTACCTTTTATTGTTCTTGTTCTATTCGCTGGTATGTAGTTCTCAAAACCCAACGGTTAGTGGAGTCATAAAAGCAAGATCAGGAGAACCGTTGCCAGGTGTTAGTGTTGTGGTTAAGGGAACAACTGTAGGAGTTGCCTCTGACTTTGACGGGAATTATTCAATTTCTGTACCAGAAGTATCAACATTAGTCTTTCGTTTTATAGGTTATAAAACTTTAGAAGTAGATGTGTCACTTAAAAAATCTATAAATGTTATAATGGAAGAGGATATTAATTCTCTTGATGAAATTGTTATTGTAGGTTATGGTACGCAAAAGAAAAGTGACATTACGGGTACAGTAGCATCTTTAGATCAAGAAAGATTAGAGTCGGTTCCAAACGTAGATATTTCACAAGCCATTCAAGGTGCAATTCCTGGTATTTCAATAACAACGCTATCATCTGGTGCAGCTCCGAGTAATGATGATACTTCAATTGTAATTAGGGGTAAAAATTCTATTTTAGCAAGTAATGGACCATTGGTTGTTGTTGATGGTGTGCCATATCAAGGTCAACTTAGAGATATAAATCCAAATGACGTAAAATCTTTAGAAATTCTTAAAGATGCATCTTCTGCAGCAATCTATGGATCTCGTGGAGCTAATGGAGTTATTTTAATTACAACAAAAGGAGGTGTAGAAGGTAAAACGGTTATTAAATATGACGGGTATTCTTCTATTCAACAATTGTCAAATTTACCTAACTTAATGGATGGTGAAGAGTTTTATAACTTTAAAAAAGATAGAGATCCTGATGCAATTACGGTTTCAGAGCAAGAGATATACGATAATAAATCTTGGGTTTCTTGGCCTGATATAGCTTTGCGTACTGGTTTTAGTCAAAATCATAACTTATCTGTTTCTGGGGGTTCAAAGAATACAAAATTTTATACTGCTTTTAATTTATTAGATGTAAAAGGAATAGCAAAGAATGATAATTATCAAAGAATTTCTACTAGGGTTAACTTAGATACTAAAATAAACAGCTGGTTAACTTTGGGAACACGCAGTACTTTAACTTTTGGAGATCAAAGTGGTAATTCTGCTAATTTTTCAGATGTTTTTTGGATGAATCCTTTAACAAAGCCATATAATGATGATGGTAGTTTGAATATTTATCCATGGGAAGAAGATACATTTTGGAGTAATCCTTTAGAAGGGGTTTATATGGAAAACACAAATACTTCCACTCAAATTGTTACTAATAACTTTTTAAATATAGAAATACCTTCTATTGAAGGTCTGCAATTTAGATTAAATACAGGGTATAGATATAGAACAACTGATTCAGGAACATATCGTGGAAGAAATACAACGGAAGGTTTTGAGAAGCAAGGTTCTTCAGATGTTAGTCGTCAATATATTAAAAGTTCAACCATAGAAAACATACTTTCTTATAACAAAGATTTAGGAAAACATAGAATAGGTTTAACAGCTGTATATAGTACAGAAGAAAATGAAAGAAGTACCAATAGTTTAAGCGCAGAAGGTTATCCAAATGATATATTAGGTTGGTATGGCTCATCTCAAGCTTCTTTAATAGAACCTTCATATGAGTATAGAAAAACAAACCTTATTTCTCAAATGTTTAGAGCAAATTATGCTTTTAATGATAAGTATTTATTTACGTTTACAGTAAGACGTGATGGTTTTTCTGGATTTGGAGAAGGAAAAAAATGGGGTACTTTCCCATCAGTAGCTCTAGGTTGGAATATTACCAATGAAGATTTCTTTAAAAGTGATATTATCAATAATTTAAAGTTAAGAGGTTCTTGGGGGAGAAATGGAAACCAAGCTGTAGGTGCTTATCAAAGTATAGCAAAGTTTAGAGTTTTCGATAATGTTGTTGGTAATACAACTGCTCCGGGTTATATACCTTCTACTTTAGGTAATCCTAATTTAAGTTGGGAAACAAGTGAGTCTTTTAATATCGGTCTAGATTTTGGTTTACTAAAAAATGGAATTACTGGAGATATAAATTATTATAATACTAATACATCAGATTTATTATTGAACAGATCTATATCACCTGTTCATGGGTTATTTGAAATTACGCAAAACATTGGTGAAACAAATAATAGCGGTATAGAAGTATCCGTTAGTTCAACCAACATTAGAACTGATAATTTTACCTGGTCTACTAGAGGGAATATAGCCTTTGTTAAAAATAAAATTGTATCGTTATATGGTAATCTTGATGAAAACGGAAATGAAATCGATGATCTTGATAATAATTGGTTTATAGGAAAGCCTATTTCAACAAATTATGGTTTTCAATATGATGGCGTTTGGCAAACTGATGAAGCTGATTTAGCTGCTGTATATGGCACTCAACCAGGTTATGTGAAAATTAAAGATGTAAATGGAGATTTTGTTATTAATGGAGATGATAGAGTTGTACAAGGTCAAAGAGATCCTAAAGTAGTATGGGGTTTAACAAATACATTAAATTATAAAAACATAGGATTAAACTTCTTTATTACTGGGGTAAGTGGAAATACGAAATCAAATGATCTTTGGAATACAGATGTATATCAAGGAGTGAGACGAAATACAGTGAATCGTGATTGGTGGACACCAACGAACCCTACAAACACAATTTTTGCTAATGATGAGTTAGCGAGCTCTCAAGGAGGTTTTCAAGCAACACGTTATGAAGACGCCAGCTTCGTTAGACTTAGAGATATCACTTTGTCATATGATTTATCAGACGAGATATTAAAAAAATTGAAGTTAAGTAAATTGAAATTGTACGTTACAGGAAGAAATTTAGTAACAATTACAGATTGGACAGGTACAGATCCTGAACTTGGGAGTCAAAGATCTACACCTCAAGTTAAAGAATATGTTTTAGGATTAAATATTGGATTATAA
- a CDS encoding RagB/SusD family nutrient uptake outer membrane protein, whose translation MKTLNYKITFIALLILITTSCSEDILNEKTPSIVTANSLFLDIAGFEAALNGLYARVRMEREGRATNDSDRSADKMRAEMFVSGTDNMCTNHRDGWGRVAEPWGETNNAFNAEIKGNFEWLYSVINSSNTIIGRAENGDVNWGSDTNNKNRVIGESRAIRAWAYRHLTYTWGDVPLTLEESNGSAIKTDWVRTPVSEIRLQMEEDLLFAEKYVPVSPVAGRISKGAVQHYISELYILLNNPDEAIIFADKVINTQGYSLINQRYGVKSGEPGVAFMDMFHDGNSNREQGNTEALWVWQWEFATIGGEGSNMRRWHTSRYNDIKIGGVTPLELTVERGGRPRARMSLTKFAMDLYEAGDDRFTNYVIRKQFTLKDASQNVPAVADKLPAGYNYGDIIYLDWSNPITNATRNRLDWPFSRKYESGNESDITAGYQYNDQVYLRLADTYLIKAEAQFMNDDFEGAKNTLNIIRERSNATPITAADVTIDFILDERSRELVLEEHRRYTLLRTGKWLERTKLHNFNGGENIQERDKLLPIPQSVIDANLTGEFPQNPGYN comes from the coding sequence ATGAAAACTTTAAATTATAAAATAACATTCATAGCATTATTAATATTAATAACTACAAGTTGTTCAGAAGATATTCTTAATGAAAAAACACCTTCTATAGTAACAGCTAATTCATTATTCTTAGATATTGCAGGGTTTGAGGCTGCATTAAATGGTTTGTATGCTAGAGTAAGAATGGAGAGAGAAGGAAGAGCAACTAATGATAGTGATAGAAGTGCGGATAAAATGCGTGCAGAAATGTTTGTAAGTGGTACAGACAATATGTGTACAAATCATCGTGATGGATGGGGTAGAGTTGCTGAACCTTGGGGTGAAACAAACAATGCCTTTAATGCAGAAATTAAAGGAAATTTTGAATGGCTTTATAGTGTTATTAATTCTTCAAACACAATTATTGGAAGAGCTGAAAATGGGGATGTAAATTGGGGGAGTGATACCAATAATAAAAATCGTGTTATAGGCGAATCTAGAGCAATAAGAGCTTGGGCTTATAGGCATTTAACTTATACTTGGGGAGATGTTCCTTTAACTTTAGAAGAATCTAATGGGTCAGCAATTAAAACAGATTGGGTAAGAACTCCTGTATCAGAAATAAGATTACAAATGGAAGAAGATTTACTTTTTGCTGAAAAGTATGTGCCAGTTTCTCCAGTAGCAGGTAGAATTAGTAAAGGTGCTGTACAACACTATATTTCAGAGCTGTATATACTTTTAAATAATCCTGATGAGGCAATTATATTTGCTGATAAAGTTATTAATACACAGGGTTATTCACTTATTAATCAAAGGTATGGAGTTAAGTCTGGTGAGCCAGGAGTTGCTTTTATGGATATGTTTCATGATGGAAATAGTAATAGGGAGCAAGGAAATACGGAAGCATTATGGGTTTGGCAATGGGAGTTTGCTACAATTGGCGGTGAAGGAAGTAACATGAGACGTTGGCACACTAGTAGATATAATGATATAAAAATTGGAGGTGTTACACCTTTAGAACTTACTGTTGAAAGAGGAGGTAGACCAAGAGCTAGAATGTCTTTGACTAAGTTTGCAATGGATCTTTATGAAGCTGGAGACGATAGATTTACGAACTATGTTATAAGAAAACAATTTACTTTAAAAGATGCTTCACAAAATGTACCAGCTGTAGCTGATAAACTACCAGCAGGATATAATTATGGTGACATCATATATTTAGACTGGAGTAATCCAATTACTAATGCAACAAGAAATAGATTGGATTGGCCTTTTAGTAGAAAATACGAATCTGGAAATGAATCAGATATTACTGCGGGTTATCAATATAATGATCAGGTATATTTAAGATTAGCAGATACTTATCTTATAAAAGCTGAAGCTCAATTTATGAATGATGATTTTGAAGGAGCAAAAAATACTTTAAATATAATTAGAGAAAGATCTAATGCAACACCTATTACTGCAGCTGATGTAACTATAGATTTTATTTTAGACGAGCGTTCTCGCGAATTAGTTCTTGAGGAGCATAGAAGGTACACACTATTAAGAACAGGTAAGTGGTTAGAAAGAACAAAGTTGCATAATTTTAACGGAGGGGAAAATATTCAAGAAAGAGATAAATTATTACCAATTCCTCAAAGTGTTATTGATGCAAATTTAACAGGTGAGTTTCCTCAAAATCCAGGGTATAACTAG
- a CDS encoding glycosyl hydrolase 2 galactose-binding domain-containing protein: protein MIKNIKHKWLIKMCLCIVVTLIFSRQGYSQENNIAQYRIVTHSSSIDANQTGHLVVDGNSKTYWEAHYKDKNQFLLIDLNSKQKANTLTIEWGVNFATEYTISIISDHKSEEVFSTDNGTGGNQVLDLQGKEVQFVRIDISDVNDTVRGCSINEVVVLGQNNNRFKPSEVNQISANNLSLNNSKWRVQSTAMVNESVAEISNTGYNDTKWIPAKVPGTILGDYYNFGALPDPLYGDNMHQISDEFFSGNDFWYRTEVQFSSELANKKIYLNFSGINYKSDIYINGKQLGRIEGGFLRGEYEVSDFVNLDKPNTIAVLVHHNDNWVSGTFKILKKKLGSRISNGDMLGLDGPTSLASAGWNWLPIIKGRNNGIWNNVNFRVGGSISIKDPWVSTKFQSKDLKKADLTISTELKNSSSKAINGKLIARLNGKIRLEVAVTVAANETKTVILDKSKFSKLSIKKPKLWWPNGYGEQILQDLDLEFIVDGKISDQKNIKYGIRELEYKIQEGVLFIYCNNTRILLKGGNWGLPEAMMRMDYAGYDLRVKLHKDANFNMIRNWIGMTNHEEFYQACDKYGVLIFDDFWLANPKNGPNPNNLDLFMENAKDKIKWVRKHPSLAFYCGRNEGIPLLEYDQAMKKQTELLDGTRHYVQNSAAGTLSGYGPYEVKTPEWYFKRRGATLHSEIGIIAIPEIESLRKMMPKKDLWPISDMWSVHNYQDSRSHKYTDDLEERYGKATSAVDYSNKAQLLNYETGKAMFETLQSKQGSGMILWMSQSAWPSLICQLYDHYLEYTASYFAVKKGSSNIHAFWDIDRNEIRVANNTREDIKKATIKATIFDAQGNVVWSQEEPISITSTSVKTSFPLVHTPADKVLYLKLELTRKGKVLSDNFYWLENKNKNCLDLNDLPKADIKLNIVESSENNFYTAKIKLTNTSGNISLLNKIKLKDKVTGESILPVHFDDDYVSLLPNEVKTINIKVDKKYLKNKNVEMHLEGWNTKGLKLDINKK from the coding sequence ATGATTAAAAATATAAAACATAAGTGGTTGATTAAAATGTGTTTATGTATTGTGGTTACATTGATTTTTTCTAGACAAGGATATAGTCAAGAAAATAATATAGCACAATATCGTATTGTTACACATTCTTCTTCAATTGATGCAAATCAAACTGGGCATCTTGTTGTAGATGGTAATTCAAAAACCTATTGGGAAGCACATTATAAGGATAAAAACCAATTTCTTTTAATTGATTTAAATTCGAAACAAAAGGCGAATACTCTTACTATTGAATGGGGTGTGAATTTTGCAACAGAATATACGATTTCTATAATTTCTGATCATAAATCAGAAGAGGTTTTTAGTACAGATAATGGTACAGGTGGAAATCAGGTTTTAGATCTTCAAGGAAAGGAAGTTCAGTTTGTAAGAATTGATATTTCTGATGTAAATGATACTGTACGTGGTTGTTCTATAAATGAGGTTGTGGTTCTTGGGCAAAATAACAACAGATTTAAGCCTTCAGAAGTTAATCAAATTTCAGCGAATAATTTATCATTAAACAATTCTAAATGGCGTGTACAATCTACCGCTATGGTGAATGAGAGTGTAGCCGAAATTTCTAATACTGGATATAACGATACAAAATGGATTCCTGCAAAAGTGCCAGGAACTATATTAGGAGATTATTACAATTTTGGTGCATTACCAGATCCATTATATGGAGACAATATGCATCAAATTTCTGATGAATTCTTTTCTGGTAACGATTTTTGGTATCGTACTGAAGTACAATTTTCATCAGAATTAGCAAACAAAAAAATATATTTAAACTTCTCTGGTATTAACTATAAATCAGATATTTATATCAATGGTAAACAATTAGGCCGCATTGAAGGTGGGTTCCTTAGAGGAGAATATGAAGTGTCGGATTTTGTTAATTTAGACAAACCTAATACAATTGCTGTTTTAGTGCATCATAATGATAATTGGGTTTCTGGTACATTTAAAATCTTAAAAAAGAAATTAGGATCTAGAATTTCAAATGGGGATATGTTAGGTCTTGATGGTCCAACTTCATTGGCTTCTGCTGGTTGGAATTGGTTGCCAATTATAAAAGGTAGAAATAATGGTATTTGGAATAATGTAAACTTTAGAGTAGGTGGTAGTATTTCTATAAAAGATCCATGGGTTTCTACAAAGTTTCAATCAAAAGATTTAAAGAAAGCAGATTTAACAATAAGTACAGAGCTTAAAAATTCTTCTTCAAAAGCGATTAATGGAAAATTAATTGCAAGGTTAAATGGTAAAATAAGATTAGAAGTAGCTGTAACGGTTGCTGCTAATGAAACAAAGACAGTTATTCTAGACAAATCTAAGTTCTCTAAATTGTCTATAAAAAAGCCAAAACTTTGGTGGCCAAATGGGTATGGAGAACAAATACTTCAAGATCTTGATTTAGAATTTATTGTTGATGGTAAGATTTCTGATCAGAAAAACATCAAGTATGGTATTCGTGAATTAGAGTATAAAATACAAGAGGGTGTTTTATTTATCTACTGTAATAATACGAGAATTTTACTGAAAGGTGGAAACTGGGGATTACCAGAAGCAATGATGCGTATGGATTACGCTGGGTATGATTTACGTGTTAAATTACATAAAGATGCTAATTTTAATATGATTCGTAACTGGATTGGTATGACAAATCACGAAGAATTTTACCAAGCTTGTGATAAATATGGAGTTTTAATATTTGATGATTTTTGGTTAGCAAATCCTAAAAATGGTCCAAATCCAAATAATTTAGACTTGTTTATGGAAAACGCTAAGGATAAAATTAAATGGGTACGTAAACACCCATCATTAGCTTTTTACTGTGGTCGTAATGAAGGGATTCCTTTATTAGAATATGATCAAGCTATGAAAAAGCAAACAGAATTATTAGATGGTACGCGTCATTATGTTCAAAATTCTGCAGCAGGAACTTTAAGTGGTTATGGTCCTTATGAAGTAAAAACGCCAGAGTGGTATTTTAAAAGAAGAGGAGCAACATTACATAGTGAGATCGGAATTATTGCGATCCCTGAGATTGAGAGTTTACGTAAAATGATGCCTAAAAAAGATTTATGGCCAATTAGCGATATGTGGTCTGTTCATAATTATCAAGATTCTAGATCACACAAGTATACAGATGATTTAGAGGAAAGATACGGAAAAGCTACAAGTGCAGTAGATTATAGTAACAAAGCGCAGTTGTTAAATTATGAAACGGGTAAGGCAATGTTTGAAACGCTTCAATCAAAGCAAGGAAGTGGAATGATTTTATGGATGAGTCAATCTGCGTGGCCTTCTTTAATTTGTCAATTATATGATCATTATTTAGAATATACAGCTTCTTATTTTGCAGTTAAGAAAGGATCTTCAAACATTCATGCTTTTTGGGATATTGACAGAAATGAAATTCGTGTAGCAAATAACACGAGAGAAGATATTAAGAAAGCGACGATAAAAGCAACCATTTTTGATGCTCAAGGAAACGTGGTTTGGAGCCAAGAAGAGCCAATTAGTATAACTTCTACTTCCGTGAAAACATCATTTCCATTAGTACATACTCCGGCTGATAAAGTACTGTATTTAAAATTGGAGTTAACAAGAAAAGGAAAGGTATTAAGCGATAACTTTTATTGGTTAGAGAACAAGAATAAAAATTGTTTAGATCTAAATGATTTACCGAAAGCTGATATTAAATTAAATATAGTTGAGTCTTCTGAAAATAACTTTTATACAGCTAAAATTAAATTAACAAATACCTCTGGTAACATTTCTTTATTGAATAAAATCAAATTGAAAGATAAAGTTACTGGAGAAAGTATTCTTCCGGTTCATTTTGACGATGACTATGTTTCTCTACTTCCTAACGAAGTAAAAACAATCAATATTAAGGTTGATAAAAAGTATTTAAAGAACAAAAATGTAGAAATGCATTTGGAAGGATGGAATACAAAAGGATTAAAATTAGATATCAATAAAAAGTAG
- a CDS encoding Nramp family divalent metal transporter, with translation MKQTNKSKFAKWLALFLPGIFLLGLNIGTGSVTTMAKAGAEYGMSLLWTVIASCLTTYFMINLYGKFTLVTGETALQAFRKHIHPGVGIFFIVALTIGVCGSVMGVMGIVSDICFEWSKGAVEGGISPIYFASAFIAMVYFIFWNGKTQFFERALAVIVAIMSASFLLNFFIMMPPPMDIIRGLIPNIPESLDADKSPFLIIASLVGTTVFSGLFIIRTTLVKEAGWKITDLKKQSNDAIVSVVLMFIISASIMAAAAGTLFIEGIGLSTASQMISILEPLAGTFATSLFAIGIISAGVSSQFPNILMLPWLICDYNNSDRNMTLPKYRIMVLLISLLGLVVPVFNAQPIFVMVVSQVFNAVILPVTVLGIMYLSNRADLMGVHKNKPLENAFLGLILLFSLYTSFIGITGVIQIFS, from the coding sequence ATGAAACAAACCAATAAAAGCAAGTTTGCAAAATGGTTGGCTTTATTTCTTCCGGGTATCTTTTTACTTGGTTTAAATATCGGAACAGGTAGTGTGACTACCATGGCAAAAGCAGGAGCTGAATACGGAATGTCACTACTTTGGACAGTCATTGCTTCTTGTTTAACAACCTATTTTATGATAAACTTATACGGTAAGTTTACATTAGTAACAGGAGAAACAGCTTTGCAAGCTTTTAGAAAACACATTCACCCAGGTGTTGGTATCTTTTTTATAGTTGCCTTAACCATAGGTGTCTGTGGAAGTGTAATGGGCGTAATGGGTATCGTATCAGATATTTGTTTCGAATGGTCTAAAGGTGCTGTTGAAGGAGGTATTTCTCCAATCTATTTTGCATCTGCTTTTATAGCGATGGTGTATTTTATTTTTTGGAATGGAAAAACGCAATTTTTTGAAAGAGCATTAGCTGTAATTGTGGCAATTATGTCAGCAAGTTTCTTGCTTAACTTTTTTATCATGATGCCACCTCCAATGGATATTATTAGAGGATTAATTCCAAATATACCTGAAAGTTTAGATGCAGATAAAAGTCCGTTTTTAATAATAGCTTCTTTGGTAGGAACCACTGTTTTTTCTGGTTTATTTATCATTAGAACAACTTTAGTAAAAGAAGCTGGTTGGAAAATAACGGATTTAAAAAAGCAAAGTAATGATGCTATTGTGTCTGTAGTATTAATGTTTATTATTAGTGCTTCTATTATGGCAGCTGCTGCAGGTACACTTTTTATTGAAGGTATTGGTTTATCAACTGCATCTCAAATGATTAGCATATTAGAGCCGTTAGCAGGAACTTTCGCTACATCTTTGTTTGCAATCGGTATTATTTCTGCAGGTGTTTCTTCTCAATTTCCAAACATTTTAATGTTGCCTTGGTTAATCTGTGACTATAACAATTCAGATAGAAACATGACTTTACCTAAGTACAGAATAATGGTTCTTTTAATTTCATTATTAGGTTTAGTAGTACCCGTTTTTAATGCACAACCCATATTTGTAATGGTTGTTTCACAAGTTTTTAACGCTGTTATTTTACCTGTTACAGTTTTAGGAATTATGTACTTGAGTAATAGGGCGGATTTAATGGGAGTTCACAAAAACAAACCATTAGAGAATGCTTTTTTAGGACTAATATTATTGTTTTCATTATACACTTCGTTTATAGGAATTACAGGAGTTATTCAAATTTTTAGTTAA
- a CDS encoding type I phosphomannose isomerase catalytic subunit produces the protein MEDLQKFAHVPLKQVNNRVWRTYGGGALIDKWKRDTPEKDGSMPEEWIMSTITARGKGRPEEEGLSLLNTPNGLKSLKELVESNKELYLGKKLADKFGTTGVLIKMLDSNERLTIQVHPDKEYAKTKLNSNFGKTESWYVLNNREIDGEKSVVYMGFKEGVTKAIWKEHFLNQNIEGMLNCLHKIEVKPGDAFMIYGGVPHAIGSGCFLMEVQEPTDYTMRVEKITPKGLTISDELIHQGVGEEMMLECFHYDFYSYEEAMKLWKVTPKVIDKSDNHNLNSIFNETHTDCFGLKELDLDGEYTLKGNDSFYVAVIYYGEGTILCNGEEYEFKQGDEIFLSAAINEVTYKSKIASKILLCYPPS, from the coding sequence ATGGAAGATTTACAAAAATTCGCACACGTACCTTTAAAACAAGTCAATAATAGAGTTTGGCGCACCTATGGTGGTGGAGCTTTAATTGATAAATGGAAAAGAGATACTCCTGAAAAAGATGGTAGTATGCCAGAAGAATGGATTATGTCTACTATTACTGCAAGAGGAAAAGGGCGCCCAGAAGAGGAAGGACTCTCATTATTAAATACGCCAAATGGTTTAAAATCATTGAAAGAATTAGTGGAGTCTAATAAAGAACTTTACTTAGGGAAAAAGTTAGCTGATAAATTTGGAACTACGGGTGTTTTAATCAAAATGTTAGATTCAAATGAACGATTAACGATTCAAGTACATCCAGATAAAGAATACGCAAAAACGAAGTTGAATTCTAATTTCGGAAAAACGGAATCTTGGTATGTATTAAACAACAGAGAAATAGATGGTGAAAAGAGTGTTGTTTATATGGGCTTTAAAGAAGGCGTTACAAAGGCAATTTGGAAGGAACACTTTTTAAATCAAAATATTGAAGGGATGCTAAATTGCCTTCATAAAATTGAAGTAAAACCTGGTGATGCATTTATGATTTATGGTGGTGTACCACATGCTATTGGAAGTGGTTGTTTCTTGATGGAAGTTCAAGAACCTACAGATTATACAATGAGAGTTGAAAAAATAACTCCAAAAGGTTTAACTATTTCTGATGAATTAATTCATCAAGGTGTAGGAGAAGAAATGATGCTAGAATGTTTTCACTATGATTTTTATTCATATGAAGAAGCGATGAAGCTTTGGAAAGTAACACCTAAAGTTATTGATAAATCAGATAATCATAATTTAAATTCAATTTTTAACGAAACGCATACAGATTGCTTTGGTTTGAAAGAACTTGATTTAGATGGTGAGTATACTTTAAAAGGAAATGATAGTTTTTATGTAGCAGTTATTTATTATGGAGAAGGAACTATTTTATGCAATGGAGAAGAATATGAATTTAAGCAAGGTGATGAGATTTTTCTATCAGCAGCAATAAATGAAGTTACCTATAAATCAAAAATAGCATCAAAAATTTTACTCTGTTATCCACCAAGTTAA